One Salvia splendens isolate huo1 chromosome 22, SspV2, whole genome shotgun sequence DNA segment encodes these proteins:
- the LOC121786209 gene encoding uncharacterized protein LOC121786209, translating into MAAPPQPLLRRRSSVPSSIAVAPLKLNLLPHHHNRSSSSSDDLELLSIKPNSHSYTSLKDLLPTTAVNSPRPSSAHGGYDIGIRNRLVKQAAWAYLQPMSASPGSAGGSFIRRVFPRLAAFFDLLRRGAAQAIDWTLRLVWIRSSR; encoded by the coding sequence ATGGCGGCACCGCCACAGCCTCTCCTCCGCCGCCGGAGTTCAGTCCCCTCCTCGATCGCAGTAGCGCCGCTAAAGCTCAATCTCCTCCCCCACCACCACAACAgaagctcctcctcctccgacgATCTCGAGCTGCTGTCGATCAAGCCTAATTCGCACAGCTACACCTCGCTGAAGGATCTCCTCCCGACGACGGCGGTCAATTCGCCGCGGCCGAGCTCCGCGCACGGCGGATACGACATCGGCATCCGGAATCGCCTCGTCAAGCAGGCGGCGTGGGCGTATCTCCAGCCGATGTCGGCCTCCCCCGGATCCGCCGGCGGCAGCTTCATCCGCCGCGTCTTTCCCCGACTAGCCGCCTTCTTTGATTTGCTCCGCCGCGGCGCCGCGCAGGCTATCGATTGGACGCTCCGGCTTGTCTGGATCCGCAGCTCCAGATAG
- the LOC121786208 gene encoding putative HVA22-like protein g isoform X1: MIEELITRSLILVFGYAYPAFQCFKTLEKNKITVPELRFWCQYWVIVALISILERVLDIFISWIPFYRGIKLLLYIYLWHPGTKGTTYMYDKAVQPYVSKHESTIDWGIAELKQRSWDLVLRYWYKSVDMSSKNVIQCLQLLMTQVMNAALSRPQAQEGQSKDDSASAAQENTPPGIFKRNVAEKPRPPGTAGGPTPKSDFIKGQVEGRQQQLKSK, from the exons ATGATTGAGGAATTGATCACCAGGAGTTTgat CCTGGTGTTTGGATATGCATATCCTGCATTCCAATGTTTCAAAACACTGGAGAAAAACAAAATTACTGTTCCAGAACTCAGGTTTTGGTGCCAATATTG GGTAATTGTGGCGCTAATATCAATTCTGGAGAGGGTTCTTGATATATTTATTTCATG gaTCCCTTTCTACCGAGGGATAAAGTTACTATTGTACATTTATTTGTGGCATCCCGGCACTAAG GGAACCACATACATGTACGACAAGGCGGTGCAACCTTATGTTTCGAAGCACGAATCGACAATAGATTGGGGTATAGCAGAATTGAAGCAAAGATCCTGGGACTTGGTACTTCGTTATTGGTACAAAAGCGTAGACATGAGCTCAAAAAATGTTATACAATGTCTTCAGTTATTGATGACTCAAGTCATGAACGCTGCATTATCGAGACCTCAAGCACAG GAGGGTCAATCCAAAGACGATTCGGCGTCTGCAGCGCAGGAGAACACGCCACCTGGAATCTTCAAGCGAAATGTTGCAGAGAAGCCGCGGCCGCCGGGAACTGCCGGCGGCCCAACCCCTAAATCCGACTTTATAAAG GGTCAGGTTGAGGGGCGTCAACAACAATTGAAGAGTAAATAA
- the LOC121786208 gene encoding HVA22-like protein j isoform X2: MVIVALISILERVLDIFISWIPFYRGIKLLLYIYLWHPGTKGTTYMYDKAVQPYVSKHESTIDWGIAELKQRSWDLVLRYWYKSVDMSSKNVIQCLQLLMTQVMNAALSRPQAQEGQSKDDSASAAQENTPPGIFKRNVAEKPRPPGTAGGPTPKSDFIKGQVEGRQQQLKSK, encoded by the exons at GGTAATTGTGGCGCTAATATCAATTCTGGAGAGGGTTCTTGATATATTTATTTCATG gaTCCCTTTCTACCGAGGGATAAAGTTACTATTGTACATTTATTTGTGGCATCCCGGCACTAAG GGAACCACATACATGTACGACAAGGCGGTGCAACCTTATGTTTCGAAGCACGAATCGACAATAGATTGGGGTATAGCAGAATTGAAGCAAAGATCCTGGGACTTGGTACTTCGTTATTGGTACAAAAGCGTAGACATGAGCTCAAAAAATGTTATACAATGTCTTCAGTTATTGATGACTCAAGTCATGAACGCTGCATTATCGAGACCTCAAGCACAG GAGGGTCAATCCAAAGACGATTCGGCGTCTGCAGCGCAGGAGAACACGCCACCTGGAATCTTCAAGCGAAATGTTGCAGAGAAGCCGCGGCCGCCGGGAACTGCCGGCGGCCCAACCCCTAAATCCGACTTTATAAAG GGTCAGGTTGAGGGGCGTCAACAACAATTGAAGAGTAAATAA
- the LOC121785763 gene encoding lipid droplet-associated hydrolase-like produces MLLRPVSPISALLSNTKSKFPAKCIIHSKMGSESKSLVGKKSANYRLANISGFKTDLLEINSNEPKLHVLLIPGNPGVVSFYTEFLESLYELLGGTASVTGISHISQSKKDWESRRLFSLEEQIDHKISFIEQELQDVEVPIILVGHSIGSYISLEVLKRCHKKVTYCVGLYPFLALNTASSTQSFIRRLAMSPALCTAASAIGALFGALPSELTGFLVKIFVGKSWSSSAVEALCTHILKYHTLRNVLYMAMTEFQTLPEKPDLEFIASKRSRIAFLFGLDDHWGPLQFYEEMRKQIPDASLDVEREGHTHAFSCTAAGSTWVAQHVSSLIKNHIQLAKGS; encoded by the exons ATGCTTCTGAGGCCTGTCTCTCCCATTTCAGCACTTCTATCCAACACAAA GAGCAAATTTCCAGCAAAGTGTATTATCCACTCGAAAATGGGCAGTGAAAGCAAGAGTTTAGTCGGAAAGAAAAGTGCTAATTACAGACTTGCCAATATTTCAGG ATTTAAGACGGATTTATTGGAGATTAATAGCAACGAGCCTAAGTTACATGTGTTGTTAATCCCAGGCAACCCAG GTGTTGTATCATTTTACACAGAATTTTTGGAGTCACTGTATGAGCTACTGGGAGGGACTGCCTCTGTCACAG GTATTAGCCACATATCGCAATCGAAAAAG GATTGGGAGTCTCGAAGGTTGTTCTCGTTAGAAGAACAAATTGATCACAAG ATAAGCTTTATTGAGCAGGAACTTCAAGATGTTGAAGTACCTATTATACTG GTTGGCCATTCCATTGGTTCGTATATATCTCTTGAAGTACTTAAGAGATGTCACAAGAAG GTTACATATTGCGTTGGTTTGTACCCGTTTTTGGCTTTGAACACTGCATCCTCAACACAGTCATTCATTCGTAGACTTGCAAT GTCTCCCGCATTATGTACTGCAGCTAGCGCCATCGGGGCCTTGTTTGGAGCCCTCCCATCGGAGCTCACAGGATTCCTTGTAAAAATATTCGTCGGGAAGTCATGGTCTTCTTCTGCTGTTGAGGCGCTATGCACACACATTCTGAAG TATCATACACTACGAAATGTGCTGTATATGGCAATGACCGAATTTCAGACA CTACCAGAAAAACCAGATTTGGAATTCATCGCGAGCAAGAGAAGCCGGATTGCTTTTCTTTTTGGCCTCGATGATCACTGGGGTCCTTTACAATTTTACGAAGAG ATGAGAAAACAGATACCTGATGCAAGTCTTGACGTTGAACGCGAGGGTCATACTCACGCTTTCTCCTGCACTGCAGCTGGCTCGACGTGGGTTGCTCAGCACGTCTCGAGTTTGATCAAGAACCACATACAACTTGCAAAAGGCAGCTGA